CGAGAGAGTTGAACATCTCTTGTTGTttacaaagttgtttttttttatatatagttTGGTGCTTCATTGTTATAAGTTTCTTATGTTTTCTGAGCAGTTTTGGTGCTTTTATGATCCTCGACtgatttactgtattttttttaggtGGAAAAATCAACACTAATCGAATCATTAATCCATCATCAGATTTGTGTGACTGTCTTACATTGAAACATTTTGACTGGATGTCGAAGTGGAAATGTTTTGTGCTCATCAATGATACTCCAACAACTGACCTGGTGTAGAAACTTGTGGAAATAATCTGACAATCACATCTCATGTGTTCgaagaaaatgtttaataaaGAGACAAACGTCAAGTGGTGGTGCTTTGATTCTTGATTTGAGCATCATCAGTGAATTGAAAATTACCGTGAACAACATTTGATAaggcacaaaaaaacacaaaaaaaacattaaactgTTTTTGCCAAAGACAAAACACTGCAAGGGTTATTACAAGTACCGTACAGTTAAAGTGTGAACAGATAGAGGTTACTTATTTTCTGGCTTTGAGTTCAGCACACAAATATAAATGGAAAACATTTTCAGATCCATATCGAAGGACCGGACGTCCTCTTACACAACCAGCTTACAATTAAGGCCAGACTGAACGTCTGTGGCCAATCAGTTCACCTTAATCAGAGAAAAGGTGTCTTACACAAGACTGAAAGATATAGAGCTGGTTTATAACCCTCAGGTTAAATTTGTGCAGGTATGTCTGGTGGTAACCTGGATGCAGACCTGTCCCCTCCCTGCAGGGATCTCATGGGCTGAGACAACCAGTACCCATCACCTTTTACCTCCTCCGTTTCCATAAAATTATTTATACTAAAGTTAGTTTCCCTTTCAGTTGTGTTTCAGAGGTGGTGAGGAATCTAATTTTCACTCCACTAAAAAGGTCATGattattttttaatcatttgttTTTCCACCAGCCCAGATGGGCTCAACTTAGAAGTGAATGAATCTGGATCTTGATCCAGAACCTTTTAATATTTGGCTTCATCCAGGTGTAAAttctggactttttttttgtttctttctctcACATGTGCATTTTTCATGTGCAGTTTCCCTTCACACAAGGGATCGTGGTGGTGTTACTCTATTAAAAAGAGAAGGACAGCTTATGAGACTGAATTTCCAACACTGTTCATCCAGTGGAGCATCAGAACCACAACCAGACATTTCATAATTGCCAAAGAGTCAACTTTCTGAACTACATGTAGAACATGAACACAATGGATAAGACAAACTGGCATAAACCCTCCCCTTTATAATTGATcttcaggagaaaaaaaaaaatcatccctgagaaaaacaaacaacaattgATGTGTGCAATTGGCAGAGCACCTTGTTCATCACAGCTCAGTAGCTGCCGTTTGTTAtgaaagactggaacatgtgcAGAGCTGGACTTGGAGCCCACTGAGGAACCATGTGACCTGCCCCCTGATACACGGGAGAAAGCGATATTTTACCGTAATGACACACCACATCACTGTAGCAgaattttacaaaaacacattaaaggcCTACCTTAACTGTCAAGAAAGTGATGTTTccaaactgctggtaaaaacctgcaACCTGGTTTTCATGAATCCAGGTTTGGTAGATGCTGGTTGCCTAGAAACATTTTAGTCCAGATAAGCTGAATATATCTTGTagcttaaaatgaataaataagtacAGTACTCTCAAAAGTATGATTACATCATAACATATTCACGCTTAAAAGAAGTGTTTTGGTGTAATCAGCTTCAAGAGGATTAGGGATGATTTGTGATGTTTTGCTGCAGGAAAAAGCTGCGACTAAAACAAAATCCAACGTTTATCCAACAGCGTGCATATGTATTGCAGCCTCACTGTCACATCTTCTGGAACTTTTGTTAGATTAACTTTGGCATGCAGTAAGAAAATGACTTCAAAACCCACCTATGTTGAAAACTTAGTTGGAGAAGAAGGCATGATGGCAAAGAATCAGTATTAGTAGCTGAAATAGCACCTAGTAGAACTCAGCTTGCAGAGATGCCACCAAAACCAAATATGGACCTTTCCAAAAGTTTGATgtcaacaatattaaattctTCCTTTTTTACCCCCAAAAAACTCTTCCTCATGGTACTGTGAATCAGTTACATTTATCGAGACTTCAACACCAATCTTGGTGGTTACTGCACATAAACTGTTGGAAAGCTACCTGTATGCCCAGCTCCTCCACAAACCAGCGGTCTCCAAGGAAGTTGCAGGCCATGTCGGTGTCTCCGTTGTAAACGAGAGCCCGCAGGCCCAGAGAGAGCAGCTTTAGATACACCTCCTTCATTGTTGAGTACAGGGTTTTGTACTGATCTCCAACAGCATCACTGGAACAAAAGATGTTTAAGTTACCATCaccataaaaatgaaaagaaaaaaaacaaaccagcaacCAAGACTCCATACAACCTCTCGACACATCCTACAACCCAGATAGTCTTTCAGAAGATATTACCAGCACTAATGACAGCAAACCAGAACCCCCACATGATCCAAATCTTTGTTACGCATTTGCATCACCTCTTTGGGTTAAGGTAAATCCCTCTTTTATCCCTCCTATTAACAGCGTTGTGAAAGGTGTTGACTGACTTGATCATGTAGCGTTTTCACATaatcagttataaataaaatacaaggcAGCACActtttgtgtatatgtataatatTTTCAGTTAGTACTTTAAATTCAACTGTAACACAGAGCATTCTAACATTCAGTCATGACTGCCTTTAATTTTATCAGGCTAACATCCACAGAAAGGAATTAGATTATAAGATAAGAGTCAATTAACCATATTGATTATTTACTGTGATATACCTGCAGAGATCCCAGGGTGGCAGTATATCGGGGATGTGTAGAGCTTTCCTGACATCGCCTCTGTTCAGCCAGTTCGTCTGAGCCGTGCTGTTCAGGCAGGGAGGAACTCCTCTCACAGACATGGAGAAATTCACGTTGTCTGGAAACTTAATGTAGATTTCTTGTTTATTATCACCACCAAGCATCAAGAAGAATTTGGAGCACAAGCAAGCAATGTGTGAACACAACACCTTGAAGTTCTGCTGTGTTTTCCTGTAGTTCTTAAACAGGTGACTCATGGTCCTCTCGTATCCTTTGTGGGTTGGTCCGCGGCCTTCACAATCCAAGTAAAGGGCATACTCATTAAGGCCACTTTCATACACGATACCAAAGGCCACGTTTACCTTAAAGAAAATGGGGAAATCACATTTTTTAGCTCTCTTCCAGCaggaacagaaagtctgtacaGAAACACAGTGCGCACATACCATTGTCTTGCAGGTCTCTGAACTGGTGTTGTAAAAGTTACAGCTTCCCTTGTCACAGCAGTTTATGTTTAGATCACGCCACAAACTGCACATAAAACACAATCTCTGCATCAGAAATTTGAAACGTGATGAATGGTTACTTCTGTCATATGATGCAAAAAAATTTAACTAAGACACCCAACTTATGTCTGTCACATTGTGAAATAATACATATACTTAATTAAGCATTCGcaatttatattgttttttctattttcatatTGAAATAAACTAAATTATTCTAGGTCCAAAGTACAAGATTGATCTGTAAATGTGTAATGTTGGCTCTTCAGCTTGTGATCATGCCTGTTGTATGCAGGTAGACACACTGCTTAAGTACATGTTCATTTTATCTCCAAGTAAAAGCAAACAAAGTGCACAAAAGAGCCACCTACTCTTCTCCAAAAAGGCCATGGTAATAACCAAAGTAGATCAAAGACTGGTCATTAAGAGCAAAGCTGCTGAGACCGTTTCCCACTGCAAAGCCCTTAGAAGACATGAATATCCAAAAATACATTTAAGGCTCTTTAACCAGACAATTTTGCATGATCATTATTTTAACTacattatgtaaaaaaaaaagattttgtttTTCCCCTGCCATCAACTTATTTTGTATATATTAATCATGAATCTGCACGAAGCACCTTACCTTGAAGTTGATTTTAGCCTGTCCTGTAGCTACACGCAGGCTCAGTGTTGGTGCATAAATTCCTCCGTAACTCTCACCAATGATGAAGAATTCATTCTGAGTGAAGTTGGGGAACTTTGCAAAGAAGCTTTGAAGGGCTTTGTAATTATCACCAGCAACCTAagacaaaaatatttaataGGGCTCCTAATTAACTACACAGGTGAGTCGTCCATATATGGCGTCTTTTAGCAAAACGCCAGTAACATACTGAACTCACTTGGTTATCATCAGTTGCATATTTTGTGTTATCAGAGTAGGAATACCCCACTCCTACAGGAGATTCAAGATACAGGATGTTGGCAATCGTGTTCCAGCTGAATTTGTTTTCATAAAGTGTGGCCCCATCATCATTTACCTAAAAAAGCAAAGTTAATAAGaccaaagtttgaaaaaaaaggataagtAAGTCAGTAATGCAGTTAAGCTATATTCTCACATGAAATGGTCCGTTCTCCGACAAGAATCCATCCAGGGAGCTGCAGCCGGGGCCTCCATTCAACCAGAGCACCACAGGGTCTTTGGCTGGATCCCTCTGAGAGGTCACAAACCTGCACAAGATCAGAACCTGGGATTAATCCTCCTTGCAGTATACAATATTGACAAATCTTTCTTTTCTACACTGGCTGCACATTTGATCAAAATCTTGTATAgtttattaaaaaacaacaacacatatACACAACACCTTCACCTAAAAGGTTTGGCCCCAGTTGAGACCCAAGATCAATTAAATCCATTAAGAAGAGTCTTTAAACAGATCTTGGGAAATGTTCTGTTCTGACTCAGGTTGTCTTATTCATCTAGAAAACGTATCGAGTAGCTACTCGTCTCTCCAGGCAGTTTGGTTGAACTGCTCTGAGAACAGTAGCGTTGATCATTTGATTAGATTGCTGTCACGTGGGATGACGAGCTTGTTGAAAAATACTGGCTTCTTGTTTATTCTTCTAAACAATTACAAAgatatctaaaaaaaacaaaaacaaaaaaaaaacagaaaaactgtACTTAAAAACACTTCCAGTATGGATTGATACCATGGAAGTGGAtgcacttccatcactgtctggttctgatcagcaaccaaactagacaggcacagactgcaactgacaattaggtctgcggagaggataattgggactaacatcccatctatccaggacctgtaccggtcaggaccaggaaacgggcaggtagcatctctgtataataataataataataaccccaattattttaaggttattttactagtttttaagtgtcttaatggtcttgggccttcttatttgtctgcactacttttaccctatcgatcctcgcggaccctgaggtcctccggtgccttttaaccataccaaaagttagaaccaggacacacggggaggcagcattcagtttttatggtccccgtttgtggaacagcctccccgaGAACCTCAgagccgcagagactgttgatgtttttaaaaagaggctccagacccatctctttaatcaggcttttaactgactcatttaactcttttaaattttttatgctcacccttatttttattggatcttactgctctcTTTTATATTtagtcttgctttctagacatacttttaggattttatgttatgttatactttttaaattctattagtgtattttatcctgctttcttgtagcttttagctccagtgtttcctcatggggagcctccctgctgggagtgactctggcctgcagggtgtcgtcctgggggtcgttctggcctggatggttgtggagctctgcaccacggcttcaccgctgtggtgtggactcctctatccgtccgggccgggatggtctctgtgggccctcccccttgtagctgcgggctatgagacctggCCTGGacagctccctgttaccgtttcctcacctggattcTCAGAGCTCAGCCATGTTTACaccgtgtgtctccgtgtgtgtctgtgtgtgtgtgcggggaggggggagaggggcagggcattaatacgttttatgtttatttgttttatgtgaagcactttgtattGCAATTTTTGTAcgaaaagtgctctataaataaagtttgatttgatatgaattatatgctgtaacaatacacctttcaataaccatgtctacctcatactgctgcacctttcactgtTTTTAATATAAGAGCTATCATTtgactatttactgtacagtgagcgaaaataaccggagtcaaattccctgtcttgtttgacctgacttgaaCTGCCCAATAAACCTGAATCtgattctatctatctatctatctataataataataataaccccaatcatatgctgtaacaatgcacctttcaataaccatgtctacttcatactgctgcacctttaccttaaaaaaaaagaagcatatattaataagagctgtcatttgtctatttagtgagcgaaaataaccagagtccaattccctgtcttg
This genomic interval from Cololabis saira isolate AMF1-May2022 chromosome 2, fColSai1.1, whole genome shotgun sequence contains the following:
- the si:ch211-122f10.4 gene encoding cathepsin A-like, coding for MDARGFLLCLLAALQPGSRAQYDPDEVTHLPGMMFQPKYRHWSGYLQAGPGRFLHYWFVTSQRDPAKDPVVLWLNGGPGCSSLDGFLSENGPFHVNDDGATLYENKFSWNTIANILYLESPVGVGYSYSDNTKYATDDNQVAGDNYKALQSFFAKFPNFTQNEFFIIGESYGGIYAPTLSLRVATGQAKINFKGFAVGNGLSSFALNDQSLIYFGYYHGLFGEDLWRDLNINCCDKGSCNFYNTSSETCKTMVNVAFGIVYESGLNEYALYLDCEGRGPTHKGYERTMSHLFKNYRKTQQNFKFPDNVNFSMSVRGVPPCLNSTAQTNWLNRGDVRKALHIPDILPPWDLCSDAVGDQYKTLYSTMKEVYLKLLSLGLRALVYNGDTDMACNFLGDRWFVEELGIQATSIYQTWIHENQVAGFYQQFGNITFLTVKGAGHMVPQWAPSPALHMFQSFITNGSY